In Cyanobacterium stanieri LEGE 03274, the sequence GGGGGCCATGTATCGTGCTATCACATGGCTGGTAATCGATAAGCAAATCTCTTTAGAGGATACGGAGGCGATCGCCCTTGAGGTGGCGGGGGCAACCATTGAATTATATCCTAGTGATGATTTAAAGTTACCTGTTACGGTGAGGGTAAATCAACGGGATGTCACAAAAGAAATACGTACCCCTGCGGTGACAAGGAATGTTTCTGGGATTGCGGCTCAAAAGGCGGTGCGGGAAAAATTGGTTAAGTTGCAACAGATTTATGGACAACAGGGGGGTATCATTGCTGAGGGACGGGATATTGGTACAAATGTTTTTCCTGATGCCGATTTAAAAATATTCCTCACTGCTTCGGTGAAGGCAAGGGCTAAAAGGCGATCGCACGATCTCGCACAACAGGGGGAAACAAATATTGACCTTCAACAATTAGAAGCCGATATTGCTCAAAGGGATTTTTTAGATAGTACCCGTGAACTAGCACCCCTACAACAGGCCCCTGATGCGATTGCCATTAACACCGATAACCTCACCATCGAACAAGTTATCGAGAAGATAAAGCAATTTATGGGGTGATGGGGAATGTCGGTAAAAAGACTTTTATTATCAATTGTCAGCTACCTTTAATTGTCCATTGCTAATATCTGTGTCACAATCAGAAAATATAAGAATACACAAAAAAGAAAAAAGAAAACTCCATGGTACCAACCGTAATAGAAACCTCCGGTAGAGGAGAGCGCGCCTTTGACATTTACTCTCGTTTGTTAAGAGAAAGAATCGTATTTTTAGGACAACAAGTCACCGATGAACTAGCTAACTCCTTAGTGGCTCAATTATTATTGTTAGAAGCAGAAGATCCAGAAAAAGACATTTATTTATATATTAATTCCCCTGGTGGTTCAGTTTCTGCGGGTTTAGGTATTTTTGATACCATGAATCAAATTCAGCCCGATGTATGTACTATCTGTGTGGGTTTGGCTGCTAGTATGGGTGCTTTTCTTCTAAGCGCTGGGGCAAAAGGTAAAAGAATGAGTTTACCTAATTCTAGGATAATGATTCACCAACCTTTAGGGGGTGCGCAAGGACAAGCTACAGATATTGAAATTCAAGCCAAAGAAATTTTATATCTGAAAAAACAATTAAATCATTATATGGCTAATCATACAGGACAACCCCTCGAAAAAATTGAGGAAGACACGGAAAGGGATTTCTTTATGTCTGCGGAGGAAGCTGTTAACTATGGTTTAATTGACAGGGTTGTTACCCGTGTACCCAAACAAGCATAAGTTAAGGTGCGATCGTTTTGTCTGATCAATCATAGTTATCATTATAGAGGACGTACCATGGTACGTCCGTACAGGTTACAGGTGGGTCATAGTTTGTTATATAAAATAGAAAAAATATTGCTATAAATATAATTAACTTCAGTATTTCCCGCCTTGTAATGAATTACAAGGCTACGGATTTTTCGTTCAATAAATTGAACTTTTATGTTTGGAAATAAATGGATTCAGCACCCATAAATCTATACAAGGAATGGTCAAGGGTTTTAACCTAAATTGAGGTTAATTAGGCTGAGATTTTATTTGAGAGGTTTTATTTGTCGTAAACATTTAAGTATTTCATATTAATTATTCACTGACGTTACGTAATTTTTTTGAGAAGGTGGCAGGTTAAAAATGTGAAAAGTTTTTATGAGCTTATTGAGGAAGTTAAAATAAGATCATTAATGTAGAGTTGTTCTAAATTTTTGAACCTGATACCCGATACCTAACACCTTTTTTACAAGACTATAAATTTTATCTCGAACTCAGGTTAAGTAGTATATTCAGCATTAATTTTGACATAATCATAGCTCAGATCACATCCCCAGGCGATGCCACTACCCGAACCATCACCCACGGATACAGAGATTAAAACAGTATCTTCTTTGAGATATGCCCCTTGGGATGCCTGTTTGAGATAGTTACTGGCCGCTTGACGATCAAAATCAAGGGGTTGTCCCCTTTCCATTAACAGGAAGTCTCCTAATTTGATGATTAAATCATCTTGATTAAACTGTACCCCTGCCCTACCAGCGGCGGCGGCAATTCTGCCCCAGTTGGGATCTCTACCGAAAATGGCTGATTTGACGAGGGATGAACCCACAATGGTTTTGGCGATTTTGTTGGCAGAGGGATCATCGATCGCACCGTTTACTTGTACTTCAATTAAACAAGTAGCCCCCTCCCCATCCCGGGCAATGGCTTTGGCCAGGTGTTGACACACAGCCGTTAACATCGCCTCGAGTTTCTGCCCATTTTTATCCATGGTGGTAATGGCAGGGGTGCGAGACTGCCCATTGGCAAGGGCTATTAAACTGTCATTGGTGCTGGTGTCACCATCCACGGTGATTTGATTAAAACTTTTATCCGCCGCCCGTTTGAGCATCTGTTGCCATAATTGGGTGGACACAGCGGCATCACAGGTAACGAAACTGAGCATAGTTGCCATGTTGGGGTGAATCATCCCCGAACCCTTGGCAATGCCCCCTATACGTACAGGACGACCGTCTATGGTGGTTTGTAGGGCGATGGACTTGGTAACTAAATCGGTGGTAATGATGGCTTGGGCGGCCGATGCGCCCCCATTTTCGGAGAGTTGATCCACTAATTGGGGAATGGCACCAACCATGGCATCCATTTTAATTCTTTGTCCAATTACCCCCGTAGAAGCAAGAAGAATAGAGTCGGGGGAGATGTTCAACTTTTCCCCTAAAACTTGGGCAGAGGTAAGCGCATCTTGCCATCCTTGTTCCCCTGTGGCGGCGTTTGCCTGTCCTGCATTACATAAAATAGCCCTAGCACTGGCTTTCTTTTGCAAGTTTTGGCGACAATAATCTACACAGGCAGCCCTTACCTGAGAAGTGGTAAACACCCCCGAGGCGATCGCCTCGGTTTCCGACCATATAAGAGCCAAATCAGGGGCTTTAGAAGGTTTTAGACCTGCGGTAATCCCCACTGCTTTAAAGCCTTTAGGGGCTGTGATTCCCCCCTCTATTTCTTGCCAATCAGTCATAGGTAATTGATAATTTAAAATGGATAATTGATAATAAAAATGGGCAGTTGATCTCAAACTAATGATTTATCAACCCACCCTATATTCTTAATCTTTAAAAGTTATTTTTTGGGAGAAAGAAGCATAATCATATTACGACCTTCCTTCTTGGGCTTTTGTTGAATTTCAGCCATTTCAGCCAAATCTTGTGCCATACGCTCCAACAATTCCTGTCCAAGATGAACGTGTTGGGCTTCTCTACCCCTAAAATTGATAGTTGCTTTCACCTTATCCCCGGACTTGAGGAAACGTTTTGCTTGATTGACGCGCACCTGATAATCATGCTCATCAATTTTGTAGCGCATTTTTACTTCCTTGAGATCAGCAGTATGTTGTTTTTTCTTGATCGCCCTTGCCTTTTTCTCTTGCTCAAATTTGTATTTACCATAATCCATAATTCGGCAGACAGGGGGATCAGAGGTTTCACTAACCAACACTAAGTCCAACTCTTTTTCATCCGCAATGCGATTGGCATCTCTAGTGTCGAGGATGCCTAATTGTTCCCCATCGGTGTCAATAACACGCACCTGAGGAAAGCGAATATTGTCGTTAATTTTTGGTAAATCTCTTTGATTTTTTTTATTGCTATAGGTCACAGGCTTTGATTAATTTCTCCAATATGCGAACAGAACTTTTATACTTACTAAGGGTTTACTTGTGAAACAATATATTTTGTTAAACACACTGACCATTATAGTGTGTCATTGTCAAAGTGGGTCATTTTTTGTCTATTCTACTGTTAAGATTTAAACCTGAAACAAAATGCAATAAATTTTAATAAATTTTTTATATTTAATTAACAAATGGAAACGATACAAAATCTTTTTAATGGTTTAACGGTGGGAAGCATCATTGCTTTGGCGGCGGTAGGTTTAACCCTCACCATGGGCATTTTAAAGTTATCTAACTTCGCCCACGGAGATTTTTTGACGGCGGGGGCTTATGTTACTTGG encodes:
- the argJ gene encoding bifunctional ornithine acetyltransferase/N-acetylglutamate synthase — translated: MTDWQEIEGGITAPKGFKAVGITAGLKPSKAPDLALIWSETEAIASGVFTTSQVRAACVDYCRQNLQKKASARAILCNAGQANAATGEQGWQDALTSAQVLGEKLNISPDSILLASTGVIGQRIKMDAMVGAIPQLVDQLSENGGASAAQAIITTDLVTKSIALQTTIDGRPVRIGGIAKGSGMIHPNMATMLSFVTCDAAVSTQLWQQMLKRAADKSFNQITVDGDTSTNDSLIALANGQSRTPAITTMDKNGQKLEAMLTAVCQHLAKAIARDGEGATCLIEVQVNGAIDDPSANKIAKTIVGSSLVKSAIFGRDPNWGRIAAAAGRAGVQFNQDDLIIKLGDFLLMERGQPLDFDRQAASNYLKQASQGAYLKEDTVLISVSVGDGSGSGIAWGCDLSYDYVKINAEYTT
- the infC gene encoding translation initiation factor IF-3 — its product is MTYSNKKNQRDLPKINDNIRFPQVRVIDTDGEQLGILDTRDANRIADEKELDLVLVSETSDPPVCRIMDYGKYKFEQEKKARAIKKKQHTADLKEVKMRYKIDEHDYQVRVNQAKRFLKSGDKVKATINFRGREAQHVHLGQELLERMAQDLAEMAEIQQKPKKEGRNMIMLLSPKK